A window from Candidatus Woesearchaeota archaeon encodes these proteins:
- a CDS encoding translation initiation factor IF-2 subunit gamma: protein MVKKAVKKDSKNIQPEVNIGLIGHVDHGKTTLTERLSGKWADTHSEEIKRGITIRLGYADTAFRKCKKCDFFTVKPKCPHCTKDTEEVRKISFVDAPGHESLMATMLAGATIMDGALLLVAANEECPQPQTREHLMALEIMGVKNVIIVQNKVDLTKEDQAMKNYKQIKDFLAKTSYKDSPIIPISAQYNVNIDLLIRTIEKVIPTPKRNLKEKPKMFVARSFDINKPGSKPEKLIGGVLGGALAKGQLIDGDEIEIRPGRELERDGRKSYIPIITKIVGLKSGGASVDKLGPGGSIGVLTSLDPGIVKSDKLSGSVVGHVGTLPPVWTELKLETHLLKRVVGSKEDLDVESIKLREPLMLNVNSAATVGVVTNLSKDEFDCILKLPVCAEVGARVTISRRFGARFRLIGFGLIK, encoded by the coding sequence ATGGTAAAGAAAGCAGTCAAAAAGGATTCAAAAAATATTCAACCTGAAGTAAATATAGGACTCATCGGTCATGTAGATCATGGTAAAACCACATTGACTGAGAGACTTTCTGGAAAATGGGCTGATACTCATTCAGAAGAGATTAAGAGAGGAATTACTATTAGACTGGGATATGCAGATACTGCATTTAGAAAATGTAAAAAGTGCGATTTCTTTACTGTAAAACCAAAATGTCCACATTGTACTAAAGATACTGAAGAAGTAAGAAAAATTAGTTTTGTTGATGCGCCTGGACACGAAAGTTTAATGGCAACAATGCTTGCAGGAGCAACAATTATGGATGGAGCATTATTACTCGTTGCAGCAAATGAAGAATGTCCACAACCACAAACTAGAGAACACTTAATGGCTTTAGAAATTATGGGTGTGAAAAACGTTATCATTGTTCAAAATAAAGTTGATTTAACCAAAGAAGATCAAGCAATGAAAAATTATAAACAAATTAAAGATTTTTTAGCAAAAACATCTTACAAAGATTCTCCTATTATTCCTATTTCAGCACAATATAATGTTAATATTGATTTGTTAATTAGAACAATTGAAAAAGTAATTCCAACACCTAAGCGAAACTTAAAAGAAAAACCAAAAATGTTTGTTGCAAGAAGTTTTGATATTAATAAACCAGGGTCAAAACCTGAAAAATTAATAGGTGGAGTTTTAGGTGGAGCTCTTGCGAAGGGTCAATTAATTGATGGTGATGAAATTGAGATTCGACCTGGGCGAGAATTAGAGCGAGATGGTCGAAAAAGTTATATTCCTATAATTACAAAAATTGTTGGACTTAAAAGTGGTGGAGCAAGTGTTGACAAATTAGGTCCTGGTGGAAGTATTGGTGTACTCACAAGTCTTGATCCTGGAATTGTAAAAAGTGATAAGCTTTCTGGAAGTGTTGTTGGTCATGTTGGAACATTGCCTCCTGTATGGACTGAACTTAAACTCGAAACTCATCTTCTTAAGCGTGTTGTAGGATCTAAAGAAGATCTCGACGTCGAATCAATAAAATTAAGAGAACCACTTATGCTTAATGTAAATTCTGCTGCAACTGTTGGAGTAGTTACTAATTTATCCAAAGACGAATTTGATTGTATATTGAAATTGCCTGTTTGTGCTGAAGTTGGTGCGAGAGTTACAATTTCTAGACGATTTGGAGCGAGATTTAGATTGATTGGTTTTGGTTTAATAAAGTAA
- a CDS encoding HAD family phosphatase, producing the protein MIKAIIFDWGGVISIHGKFTQYYQEYKDQLNVTEEKYVKVATKYWNQVKIDEISCNSFWNNLGNDLNIDPKKLQKEIFEYYGFNEEVWNLIKDLKPNYHLALLSNNMKEWFDKLDSQHNFTQIFDTLILSHDVKLAKPDEEIFLKAQNKLPFSPEECLFIDDQPRNITPAKKIGFNTILFTNANQLKEELKKFNINV; encoded by the coding sequence ATGATTAAAGCAATTATTTTTGATTGGGGTGGAGTAATTTCTATCCATGGCAAATTTACTCAATATTATCAAGAGTACAAAGACCAACTTAATGTAACTGAAGAAAAATATGTGAAAGTTGCAACAAAATATTGGAACCAAGTAAAAATTGATGAAATTTCTTGTAACTCATTTTGGAATAATTTAGGTAATGATCTAAACATAGATCCAAAAAAATTACAAAAAGAAATTTTTGAATATTATGGTTTTAATGAAGAAGTATGGAATTTAATAAAAGATCTAAAACCAAATTATCATTTAGCCTTGCTTTCAAATAATATGAAAGAATGGTTTGATAAATTAGACTCACAACATAATTTCACCCAAATTTTTGATACTTTAATTCTATCACATGACGTAAAACTTGCAAAGCCTGATGAAGAAATTTTTTTAAAAGCTCAAAATAAACTCCCATTTTCTCCAGAAGAATGTTTATTTATTGATGATCAACCAAGAAATATTACTCCTGCAAAAAAAATTGGATTTAATACAATTTTATTTACTAATGCGAATCAATTAAAAGAAGAATTAAAAAAATTTAATATTAATGTTTAA
- a CDS encoding 50S ribosomal protein L16, which yields MARLRKFAAYKRLERPYTRVSKYRAKSYVRARPNCKVVLYDMGNVKVEFPCSIILKSKADIQIRDNALEAARQTSNRHLVKKLGKSEFSIKIRVFPHHILRENPLASGAGADRMSTGMKCSFGKSIGVAARLKKGQPIMQVNVPKKGIAFARTALRRASSKMPCPCSIEVIKE from the coding sequence ATGGCTAGATTAAGAAAATTCGCGGCGTACAAAAGACTTGAGCGCCCATACACAAGAGTTAGTAAATATAGAGCTAAAAGCTACGTTAGAGCTCGTCCAAATTGTAAAGTAGTTCTTTATGACATGGGAAATGTGAAAGTAGAGTTTCCTTGTTCTATAATCCTTAAATCAAAAGCAGATATTCAAATTAGAGATAATGCACTTGAAGCAGCTAGACAAACTTCAAACAGACATTTAGTTAAAAAACTAGGTAAAAGCGAGTTCAGTATCAAAATTAGAGTATTCCCACATCATATTTTAAGAGAAAACCCATTAGCAAGCGGTGCTGGTGCAGATCGTATGAGTACTGGAATGAAATGTAGTTTCGGAAAATCTATCGGTGTTGCAGCTCGACTTAAAAAAGGGCAACCAATCATGCAAGTTAATGTTCCAAAAAAAGGAATCGCATTTGCTCGAACTGCATTAAGAAGAGCTAGTTCAAAAATGCCTTGTCCTTGTAGTATTGAAGTTATTAAAGAATAA
- a CDS encoding mechanosensitive ion channel, with product MDLYSILNQWLAPIPFLQNKIAHAIIIFLGFFILSKLFVFITEKIIVRIVKKTKTKVDDLILDAIRGPITTILVLFGLYLGSSYLISHVKANFVISSILFSAILVFFLIIIQRISKILIDHYGTKWAKKTKSTIDDAILPLLKKILNVIFIILIGLWILRIWNIDITGVLAGVGIAGLAIGFAIKDSLGNVFGGISLLFDKAFQVGDMVEIESGVKGTVVDVGIRSTRIKNFDNELMIVPNGQLANSRITNYNQPNIQARVVVEFGVEYGSNPDNVKKVILSTIKSIKNVLKDPAPSVMFMSMADSALVFKTYFWVADIGERFSTKENATNLIYKALNKAKIGIPFPTQTVYVKKQK from the coding sequence ATGGATCTATATTCTATATTAAACCAATGGCTTGCGCCAATACCATTTCTTCAAAATAAAATAGCGCACGCAATAATCATATTTCTTGGATTCTTTATTTTATCAAAACTTTTTGTGTTCATAACTGAAAAAATCATTGTTAGAATAGTTAAAAAAACTAAAACTAAAGTTGATGATTTAATTCTTGATGCAATCAGAGGCCCAATAACCACAATACTTGTTTTATTTGGTTTATATCTAGGATCATCTTATTTAATTTCACATGTAAAAGCAAATTTTGTTATATCGTCAATATTGTTTTCGGCAATTTTAGTTTTCTTTTTAATAATTATTCAAAGAATTTCAAAAATTCTTATAGATCATTATGGGACTAAATGGGCAAAAAAAACAAAATCAACTATTGATGATGCAATTCTTCCGCTTTTAAAAAAAATTCTGAATGTTATTTTTATAATTCTTATAGGTCTTTGGATTTTAAGAATTTGGAATATTGACATAACAGGAGTTTTAGCAGGAGTAGGAATTGCAGGTCTCGCAATTGGTTTTGCAATTAAAGATAGCTTAGGCAATGTTTTTGGCGGTATTTCTTTATTATTTGATAAAGCGTTTCAAGTAGGAGATATGGTCGAGATTGAATCGGGAGTTAAAGGAACTGTTGTTGATGTAGGAATTCGAAGTACTCGAATTAAAAATTTCGATAATGAATTAATGATTGTTCCAAATGGTCAATTAGCAAATAGTAGAATTACTAATTATAATCAACCAAACATTCAAGCTCGAGTTGTTGTAGAATTTGGAGTTGAATATGGATCAAATCCTGATAACGTTAAAAAAGTTATTCTATCAACCATCAAATCTATTAAGAATGTTCTTAAAGATCCAGCACCTAGCGTTATGTTTATGTCAATGGCAGACTCAGCATTAGTTTTCAAAACTTATTTTTGGGTAGCAGATATTGGTGAACGATTTTCAACTAAAGAAAACGCAACTAATTTAATTTACAAAGCACTTAACAAAGCTAAGATTGGAATTCCTTTTCCAACTCAAACAGTATATGTTAAGAAACAAAAATAA
- a CDS encoding AbrB/MazE/SpoVT family DNA-binding domain-containing protein, with amino-acid sequence MLKFKNSIFGGIFIKRKIIQIAGSSSLVCLPKKWIDKYNVKKGDEIDLEEQNDKIIVSAGNINYTTSTELEITNLEPMTSRCIHALYKKGVDEIKISFKHPEDILKVQNAIGKEAVGYEIIDQGDNYCKIKHVSGEFEEFDPVLRRTFLLLISMAEEGLVAIKKEEFNRLKSIAFLEEANNRFTTSCRRFLNKKGHKEFDKIGPIYYLVEDLENLADEFKYMYKYLQDHPVKDPVDKRVINLYEEINQLIRLFYEIFYKFDKEKVVKIGNLRKEFIQKSNKLFENVEDNRNLKVLHHLLVILQKVFNFVGPLLIYKL; translated from the coding sequence ATACTCAAATTTAAAAATAGCATATTCGGGGGGATATTTATTAAACGAAAAATTATTCAAATAGCAGGTAGTTCAAGCCTTGTTTGCTTACCTAAAAAATGGATTGACAAATATAATGTCAAAAAAGGCGATGAGATTGATCTAGAAGAACAAAATGATAAAATCATCGTATCTGCAGGAAATATTAATTATACTACTTCAACCGAACTAGAAATTACTAATCTGGAACCCATGACTTCTCGTTGTATCCATGCACTTTACAAAAAGGGAGTAGATGAAATCAAAATATCATTCAAACATCCCGAAGATATTTTAAAAGTACAAAATGCAATTGGTAAAGAAGCAGTAGGTTATGAAATTATTGATCAAGGAGATAATTATTGTAAAATTAAACATGTCTCAGGCGAATTTGAAGAATTCGATCCAGTTCTTAGAAGAACATTTCTTCTTTTAATCTCAATGGCAGAAGAAGGATTGGTTGCAATTAAAAAAGAAGAATTTAACAGATTAAAAAGCATAGCATTTCTCGAAGAAGCAAATAATAGATTTACAACTTCATGTCGAAGATTCTTAAACAAAAAAGGCCATAAAGAATTTGATAAAATTGGGCCAATTTATTATCTTGTTGAAGATTTAGAAAATCTCGCTGATGAATTCAAATACATGTACAAATATTTACAAGATCATCCAGTAAAAGATCCTGTCGATAAAAGAGTAATTAATCTTTACGAAGAAATAAATCAATTAATAAGATTATTTTACGAAATATTTTACAAATTTGATAAAGAGAAAGTAGTAAAGATTGGTAATTTAAGAAAAGAATTTATCCAAAAATCAAATAAACTCTTTGAAAATGTAGAGGATAACCGAAATCTAAAAGTATTACATCACCTATTAGTAATTTTACAGAAAGTTTTTAATTTTGTAGGCCCATTATTAATTTACAAACTATAA
- a CDS encoding GTP-binding protein: MVAEKTRKRSVRSKSEASVSSKPIRSKLTTKSKTIESKLATKSKTVGSKSTTKPGLGGAKLAAKPKPVRSKSTAKPKFIKPKTVAKPKFKPKYERGSKPEPRYYDGEKYIRVDFQKIPHVETSDWYLDLAFGSAKTIADASRSRFKGSNLSRLAKSRRVETEKIDKIQHALCKHFSKILLGFPNVGDLPKFYQELVKCTVEYVEFKKSLGSIKWTIEKIDFFSRLYRGKIYATREMDMINAHRKEYYGRISSLLKQVNKFLKFLSQARLVMRTYPTLDLSLKTVAIFGFPNVGKTTLLHKLTGSKAEIQSYAFTTKGLNAGYIKKGYRKLQLVDTPGTLDRFEKMNEIEIQAELVVANCASYIIYVFDLTEPFPIKDQLKLYSKLQADLRHNKFDLCNSCKDNLFVYVSKGDLLDSDVLESFISKNKLKNAFFDSNKLFEKLNLLF, translated from the coding sequence ATGGTTGCTGAAAAAACTCGTAAAAGGTCAGTTCGTTCTAAATCTGAGGCGAGTGTAAGCTCTAAACCTATTAGATCTAAGTTAACTACTAAGTCTAAAACGATTGAGTCTAAGTTAGCAACTAAGTCCAAAACTGTTGGGTCTAAGTCAACTACTAAACCTGGACTGGGTGGAGCAAAGTTGGCAGCTAAGCCTAAACCTGTTAGGTCTAAGTCAACTGCTAAGCCTAAATTTATTAAGCCTAAGACTGTTGCTAAACCTAAATTTAAGCCAAAATATGAGCGAGGATCAAAACCTGAGCCTAGATATTATGATGGTGAAAAATATATTAGAGTAGATTTTCAAAAAATACCTCATGTAGAAACATCTGATTGGTATTTAGATTTAGCATTTGGTTCTGCAAAAACTATTGCTGATGCTTCCAGATCAAGATTTAAAGGATCTAATTTATCTCGATTAGCTAAAAGTCGACGAGTTGAAACTGAAAAAATTGATAAAATTCAACATGCACTTTGTAAACATTTCTCAAAAATTTTACTTGGATTTCCTAATGTTGGTGATCTTCCTAAATTTTATCAAGAGTTAGTTAAATGTACTGTTGAGTATGTTGAATTTAAGAAAAGTTTAGGTTCAATTAAATGGACTATTGAAAAAATTGATTTTTTTTCCCGACTTTATCGTGGAAAAATTTATGCGACAAGAGAAATGGATATGATTAATGCGCACAGAAAAGAGTATTATGGTCGAATTAGTTCATTGCTAAAACAAGTGAATAAATTTCTTAAATTTTTATCTCAAGCTCGTCTAGTAATGAGAACATATCCTACTTTGGATTTATCTTTGAAAACAGTTGCAATTTTTGGATTTCCTAATGTTGGAAAAACAACTTTGTTACATAAATTAACTGGTTCGAAAGCAGAAATACAATCATATGCTTTTACAACTAAAGGATTGAATGCGGGATATATCAAAAAAGGATATCGAAAATTACAATTAGTTGATACTCCTGGAACATTAGATCGTTTTGAAAAAATGAATGAAATTGAAATACAAGCTGAATTGGTTGTAGCAAATTGTGCAAGTTATATTATTTATGTTTTTGATTTGACTGAACCATTTCCAATTAAAGATCAATTAAAATTATATTCTAAATTGCAAGCAGATCTGAGACATAATAAATTTGATCTTTGTAATAGTTGTAAAGATAATTTATTTGTGTATGTTAGTAAGGGTGATCTTTTAGATTCTGACGTTTTAGAGTCTTTCATTTCTAAAAATAAGCTTAAAAATGCTTTTTTTGATTCAAATAAGCTTTTTGAAAAGTTGAATTTGTTATTTTAG